The following proteins are encoded in a genomic region of Zingiber officinale cultivar Zhangliang unplaced genomic scaffold, Zo_v1.1 ctg126, whole genome shotgun sequence:
- the LOC122035938 gene encoding probable protein S-acyltransferase 14 isoform X2: MRSGAVVMAWNVFKFCTALRALGSLMILVVLGVVGASYYAVVVSNYGPALFAGGFSSLRSLAVLVPFHILLGLLLWAYFSVVLTDPGSVPSNWKPAVDEEIAETAPLTGTEFSGNILNLQQPGPLTDTGSPKIRYCRKCNQLKPPRCHHCSVCGRCVLKMDHHCVWVVNCVGALNYKFFLLFLFYTFLETSLVTLSLFPHFIAFFKDVEIPGTPGTLATTFLAFVLNLAFALSVMGFLIMHVSLVMKNTTTIEAYEKKTTPNWEYDLGRKKNFEQVFGTDKKYWFIPAYSEEDLRRMPALQGFEYPTKSYLDTH, translated from the exons ATGAGATCTGGGGCTGTCGTCATGGCGTGGAACGTCTTCAAGTTCTGTACCGCGCTGCGGGCTCTCGGTTCGCTCATGATCCTCGTCGTCCTCGGCGTCGTAGGCGCAAGCTATTATGCCGTCGTCGTCTCCAACTACGGGCCGGCCCTCTTTGCCGGAGGTTTCAGCTCACTTCGATCTCTTGCTGTCTTGGTCCCTTTCCATATCCTG TTGGGATTACTTCTGTGGGCCTATTTCTCCGTGGTACTTACAGACCCTGGCAGTGTGCCCTCAAATTGGAAGCCCGCTGTAGATGAGGAGATTGCTGAAACTGCTCCATTAACTGGCACAGAGTTCAGTGGCAATATTCTAAATTTGCAACAACCTGGACCTCTTACAGACACAGGAAGTCCAAAAATAAGATACTGCAGGAAGTGCAATCAGTTGAAACCACCTCGCTGCCATCACTGTTCTGTTT GTGGTAGATGTGTACTTAAGATGGATCACCATTGTGTGTGGGTCGTCAATTGTGTGGGGGCTTTAAACTATAAATTCTTTCTACTTTTTCTG TTTTACACATTTCTTGAGACATCTCTTGTCACCCTTTCACTCTTTCCCCATTTTATTGCTTTCTTTAAAGATGTGGAGATACCCGGGACACCAGGAACACTCGCAACTACTTTTCTCGCATTTG TATTGAATCTGGCATTTGCATTAAGTGTCATGGGATTTCTGATCATGCACGTCTCTTTAGTAATGAAGAATACAACAACAATTGAG GCATATGAGAAAAAAACAACTCCAAATTGGGAGTATGATCTTGGCCGAAAGAAGAATTTCGAACAG GTATTTGGAACCGACAAGAAATACTGGTTCATTCCTGCATACTCAGAGGAGGATTTGCGACGAATGCCTGCTCTGCAAGGATTTGAATACCCCACCAAATCATATCTGGATACACATTAG
- the LOC122035918 gene encoding deoxyuridine 5'-triphosphate nucleotidohydrolase-like: MEIDLTNGNQLVYVIPNTMLTIADFYRNIQVSILTRGYEIGRLSNTPNVGFAYEVRNVVDYLASHGVQALPGRSYRTRNPARVSTSNLLDGSISIHFDNYHAAATIDDPKYNFKDNEVDSDEDEAKLQTLVVIINEPEQKLLVKKLWSSAVLPSRKMPGAAGYDLAIHRAQDIPKWSRALLNTSICIKIPQGTYARIAPRSSASFQKGILIGGGVIDADYIGEKGKCIAQLLFEYIATPEVMEVENIDET; encoded by the exons ATGGAGATTGATTTAACAAATGGCAACCAACTCGTGTATGTTATTCCTAATACTATGCTGACTATTGCTGATTTCTACAGGAATATACAAGTCTCCATCCTAACAAGAGGATATGAAA TTGGAAGATTATCCAACACCCCCAATGTTGGTTTCGCCTACGAGGTAAGAAATGTTGTTGATTACTTGGCAAGCCATGGTGTTCAAGCTTTACCCGGGAGATCTTATAGAACAAGGAAT CCTGCACGGGTTTCTACAAGTAATCTCCTTGATGGCAGCATATCAATTCATTTTGATAATTATCATGCAGCAGCAACAATTGACGACCCTAAATATAACTTCAAGGATAATGAAGTTGATAGTGATGAAGACGAAGCCAAATTACAAACACTTGTCGTTATCATTAATGAACCAGAACAAAAATTGCTAGTCAAAAAATTATGGTCATCAGCAGTATTGCCATCACGAAAAATGCCAGGAGCAGCTGGCTATGATCTAGCAATTCATAGGGCACAAGACATCCCAAAATGGAGTAGAGCACTTTTGAATACTAGCATTTGTATTAAAATTCCTCAAGGCACCTATGCCAGAATTGCTCCTCGTTCAAGTGCCTCCTTTCAAAAAGGGATACTTATTGGAGGAGGAGTCATTGATGCTGACTATATAGGGGAG AAAGGCAAATGCATTGCTCAACTTCTATTTGAATACATTGCAACACCAGAAGTTATGGAAGTTGAAAATATAGATGAAACCTAA
- the LOC122035938 gene encoding uncharacterized protein LOC122035938 isoform X3, producing the protein MPRSEPAVQGALSKPKSVGGRLGKPAGVAWAQAMPTSGLAMRGALSKPSCAAGRLGKLVGMTWAQAMPRLAVRGALSKPKSASGGRLGKEAGVACAQDISSGQWSGNVGLPKSKSCRRQRLGKQASVTCAQDMLCSHGSVGLPKPKSCRRQILGNPTAWHVRKACQALERRRGAAQDQVMQKTDLAISQAWPMRKACQMVKTYDIVGCCPMHQSCKSGLGDQASKACVLGMPSSNKGANKWTCLWCEQMDLFVVPKKLTDGLVHGAKEVESLDR; encoded by the coding sequence ATGCCAAGAAGTGAACCGGCAGTGCAGGGGGCACTGTCTAAGCCCAAGTCTGTGGGAGGCAGACTTGGCAAACCAGCGGGCGTGGCATGGGCGCAAGCCATGCCAACCAGCGGACTGGCTATGCGCGGGGCACTGTCTAAGCCCAGCTGTGCAGCAGGCAGACTTGGCAAACTAGTGGGCATGACATGGGCGCAAGCCATGCCAAGACTGGCAGTGCGCGGGGCATTGTCCAAGCCCAAGTCTGCCTCAGGAGGCAGACTTGGCAAAGAAGCGGGCGTGGCATGTGCGCAAGACATATCAAGCGGCCAGTGGAGCGGCAACGTGGGGCTGCCTAAGTCCAAATCATGCAGAAGGCAAAGACTTGGCAAACAAGCGAGCGTGACATGTGCGCAAGATATGCTATGCAGCCACGGCAGCGTGGGTCTACCTAAGCCCAAGTCATGTAGACGGCAAATACTTGGCAATCCAACAGCATGGCATGTGCGCAAGGCATGCCAAGCATTGGAGCGGCGGCGTGGGGCTGCCCAAGATCAAGTCATGCAGAAGACAGACTTGGCAATCTCCCAAGCATGGCCTATGCGCAAGGCATGCCAAATGGTGAAGACTTATGACATTGTGGGGTGCTGTCCAATGCACCAATCATGCAAGAGCGGACTTGGTGATCAAGCAAGCAAGGCATGCGTGTTGGGCATGCCAAGTAGCAACAAAGGAGCGAACAAATGGACTTGTCTGTGGTGCGAACAGATGGACTTGTTCGTAGTGCCAAAGAAGCTGACAGATGGACTTGTACATGGTGCCAAAGAAGTAGAGTCGTTGGACCGATAG
- the LOC122035938 gene encoding probable protein S-acyltransferase 14 isoform X1: protein MRSGAVVMAWNVFKFCTALRALGSLMILVVLGVVGASYYAVVVSNYGPALFAGGFSSLRSLAVLVPFHILLGLLLWAYFSVVLTDPGSVPSNWKPAVDEEIAETAPLTGTEFSGNILNLQQPGPLTDTGSPKIRYCRKCNQLKPPRCHHCSVCGRCVLKMDHHCVWVVNCVGALNYKFFLLFLFYTFLETSLVTLSLFPHFIAFFKDVEIPGTPGTLATTFLAFVLNLAFALSVMGFLIMHVSLVMKNTTTIEAYEKKTTPNWEYDLGRKKNFEQVFIYQLIWMMYCFGIWNRQEILVHSCILRGGFATNACSARI from the exons ATGAGATCTGGGGCTGTCGTCATGGCGTGGAACGTCTTCAAGTTCTGTACCGCGCTGCGGGCTCTCGGTTCGCTCATGATCCTCGTCGTCCTCGGCGTCGTAGGCGCAAGCTATTATGCCGTCGTCGTCTCCAACTACGGGCCGGCCCTCTTTGCCGGAGGTTTCAGCTCACTTCGATCTCTTGCTGTCTTGGTCCCTTTCCATATCCTG TTGGGATTACTTCTGTGGGCCTATTTCTCCGTGGTACTTACAGACCCTGGCAGTGTGCCCTCAAATTGGAAGCCCGCTGTAGATGAGGAGATTGCTGAAACTGCTCCATTAACTGGCACAGAGTTCAGTGGCAATATTCTAAATTTGCAACAACCTGGACCTCTTACAGACACAGGAAGTCCAAAAATAAGATACTGCAGGAAGTGCAATCAGTTGAAACCACCTCGCTGCCATCACTGTTCTGTTT GTGGTAGATGTGTACTTAAGATGGATCACCATTGTGTGTGGGTCGTCAATTGTGTGGGGGCTTTAAACTATAAATTCTTTCTACTTTTTCTG TTTTACACATTTCTTGAGACATCTCTTGTCACCCTTTCACTCTTTCCCCATTTTATTGCTTTCTTTAAAGATGTGGAGATACCCGGGACACCAGGAACACTCGCAACTACTTTTCTCGCATTTG TATTGAATCTGGCATTTGCATTAAGTGTCATGGGATTTCTGATCATGCACGTCTCTTTAGTAATGAAGAATACAACAACAATTGAG GCATATGAGAAAAAAACAACTCCAAATTGGGAGTATGATCTTGGCCGAAAGAAGAATTTCGAACAG GTCTTCATTTACCAATTGATCTGGATGATGTATTGTTTCG GTATTTGGAACCGACAAGAAATACTGGTTCATTCCTGCATACTCAGAGGAGGATTTGCGACGAATGCCTGCTCTGCAAGGATTTGA
- the LOC122035912 gene encoding homeobox protein HOX1A-like, giving the protein MEQSSCKVDGKKTKDSLFKEKSNHQDKDSLVDAVKDDSREFHPADCEQDDDENTISASGAQNNVAKSNKKRKKASQTPWPSRYPLRSSVAGVRVLRSSSSAAKISNEQSIPASNSIKNERKRRKKRKEKSMLNNEFALIRKRIRYLLNRINYEQSLIDAYSHEGWKGQNLEKIRPEKELERAKSEILRCKLRIRESMCHLDSLLSEGRPDENMFDNDEIDYENIICATCDSKDLSTDNDIILCDGSCERGFHQKCLSPPLQTHEIPPGDQGWLCPACDCKVDCFNLLNEFQGSTLTIEDTWEKVFPEAAVIANGNNQLDDSNYPSDDSEDNDYDPDVEVAAEEKEEGSSSEEIDSTSLSEEDLESVGYNNVDVLGLPSDDSEDDDYDPECLDPNKDDQNEGPASNESDFTSDSDEFCLELSKRVNVDEVTSSQLDSRMADCSQEGRKATRKNTTNTRHPPMVEADFDNSCPVPKTRQQQRLDYEKLNDVSYGKASSDSSEDEEWKEKGKAVKVKKGKNKRESASLSYGRSYSVNHQRNLSIKDMVDVPPLAMLNPDQQQVLEPAEKSTPKTQQYLNEQHINDHLHAENGNKTTSTGKKSYAPHVNQRLEETFKQNQYPSQEVKGSLSKELGLTTTQIAKWFAKSRAKLRISATGLKLSDTVYHAETKVQISEGNGLGKSGSMNTESSTGNNMSSTSSKNNRKTSAIVHNTSSNFSRKNTTSSKGIAASDAANRSSKKTPTSVNKNLEVPFDREKALARELKRIKTVRELKGIKTGR; this is encoded by the exons ATGGAGCAATCTTCTTGCAAGGTTGATGGCAAGAAAACCAAGGACTCCTTgtttaaagaaaaatcaaatcatcaagATAAAGATTCCTTAGTTGATGCTGTGAAGGATGACTCTAGAGAATTTCACCCTGCAGATTGTGAACAGGATGATGATGAAAATACCATATCTGCAAGTGGTGCACAGAATAATGTTGCCAAATCCAATAAGAAGAGGAAAAAAGCTTCTCAAACACCGTGGCCGAGTAGATATCCTCTTAGATCTTCAGTTGCTGGTGTCAGAGTTCTTCGATCATCCAGTAGTGCTGCTAAGATTTCCAATGAGCAGTCCATTCCTGCCTCAAATTCAATAAAAAATGaaaggaaaaggaggaagaaaagaaaagaaaaaagcatGTTAAATAATGAGTTTGCACTAATTAGAAAACGGATAAGATACTTGTTGAATCGAATTAACTATGAGCAAAGCCTGATTGATGCATATTCGCATGAAGGATGGAAGGGCCAAAA TTTGGAAAAGATCAGACCTGAAAAGGAGCTTGAACGAGCCAAATCTGAAATTCTACGTTGCAAATTAAGGATTCGTGAATCCATGTGCCATCTAGATTCATTGCTTTCTGAGGGAAGGCCTGATGAAAATATGTTTGACAATGATGAAATTGACTATGAAAAT ATAATTTGTGCAACATGTGACTCAAAGGATCTATCAACTGACAATGATATCATCCTGTGTGACGGTAGTTGTGAACGAGGTTTTCACCAAAAGTGTTTGAGTCCACCGTTGCAAACTCATGAAA TTCCTCCTGGAGATCAAGGATGGTTGTGCCCTGCATGTGATTGCAAGGTGGATTGCTTTAACTTGCTTAATGaatttcaaggaagtacccttacAATAGAAGACACTTGGGAG AAAGTTTTTCCTGAAGCAGCTGTCATTGCAAATGGTAACAACCAGTTAGATGATTCTAATTATCCATCTGATGATTCagaagataatgattatgacccTGATGTTGAAGTTGCTgctgaagagaaggaagaaggatcaAGTTCTGAAGAAATAGATTCTACTTCACTATCTGAGGAGGATTTAGAATCTGTAGGATATAATAATGTTGATGTTCTGGGTCTTCCTTCTGATGATTCAGAGGATGATGATTATGATCCTGAATGTCTGGATCCAAATAAGGATGATCAAAATGAAGGACCAGCATCAAATGAATCAGACTTTACATCAGATTCTGATGAATTTTGTTTGGAGCTTAGTAAAAGAGTGAATGTTGATGAAGTTACATCATCTCAACTGGATTCCAGAATGGCTGATTGCTCGCAGGAGGGGAGGAAAGCCACACGAAAAAATACAACAAATACTAGGCATCCACCTATGGTGGAGGCTGACTTTGACAACTCATGTCCTGTGCCAAAGACAAGGCAGCAGCAGCGATTGGATTATGAAAAACTTAATGAT GTGTCTTACGGTAAAGCATCTTCAgattcaagtgaagatgaagagtgGAAGGAGAAAGGTAAGGCAGTGAAGGTTAAGAAAGGTAAGAACAAAAGGGAATCTGCCTCATTGTCATACGGAAGAAGTTATTCAGTTAATCATCAAAGAAACTTGAGTATCAAAGACATGGTTGATGTGCCTCCGTTAGCCATGTTAAATCCAGACCAGCAGCAAGTTTTAGAGCCCGCAGAGAAGAGTACACCTAAAACACAACAGTACTTGAATGAACAACATATCAATGATCATTTGCATGCTGAAAATGGAAACAAAACTACTTCCACTGGTAAAAAGAGTTACGCACCACATGTAAACCAG CGGCTTGAGGAAACCTTCAAACAAAATCAATATCCTAGTCAAGAGGTGAAAGGAAGTCTCTCAAAAGAATTAGGCTTGACAACTACGCAG ATTGCTAAATGGTTTGCGAAGTCACGGGCTAAACTGAGAATTTCTGCCACAGGTTTGAAACTTTCTGATACAGTCTATCATGCAGAAACAAAAGTTCAAATAAGCGAAGGGAATGGTTTGGGCAAATCTGGGAGTATGAATACTGAATCTAGTACTGGAAATAATATGAGTTCGACGTCCAGCAAAAACAATAGAAAAACATCAGCCATAGTGCATAACACGTCTAGCAACTTCAGTAGAAAGAACACCACATCAAGTAAGGGGATTGCTGCAAGTGATGCTGCCAATAGAAGCAGCAAAAAAACACCTACCAGTGTAAACAAGAACTTAGAAGTGCCATTTGACAGAGAGAAGGCCTTGGCGCGTGAGCTTAAGAGGATAAAGACAGTGCGTGAGCTTAAGGGGATAAAGACAGGCAGATAA
- the LOC122035913 gene encoding tubulin alpha-3 chain gives MREIISIHIGQAGIQVGNACWELYCLEHGIQPDGIMPSDSTVGMACDAFNTFFSETGAGKHVPRAIFVDLEPTVIDEVRTGTYRQLFHPEQLISGKEDAANNFARGHYTVGKEIVDLCLDRVRKLADNCTGLQGFLVFNAVGGGTGSGLGSLLLERLSVDYGKKSKLGFTIYPSPQVSTAVVEPYNSVLSTHSLLEHTDVAVLLDNEAIYDICRRSLDIERPTYTNLNRLISQVISSLTTSLRFDGAINVDITEFQTNLVPYPRIHFMLSSYAPVISAEKAYHEQLSVPEITNAVFEPSSMMAKCDPRHGKYMACCLMYRGDVVPKDVNAAVATIKTKRTVQFVDWCPTGFKCGINYQPPTVVPGGDLAKVQRAVCMISNNTAVAEVFSRIDHKFDLMYAKRAFVHWYVGEGMEEGEFSEAREDLAALEKDYEEVGAEGADEDGEEPEDY, from the exons ATGAGGGAGATCATCAGCATTCACATTGGACAGGCCGGGATCCAGGTTGGGAATGCCTGTTGGGAGTTGTACTGTCTCGAGCATGGCATCCAGCCCGACGGTATAATGCCCAG TGATAGCACAGTTGGAATGGCTTGCGATGCCTTCAATACGTTTTTCAGTGAAACTGGTGCTGGAAAGCATGTACCTCGAGCCATCTTTGTGGATCTAGAGCCAACTGTCATTGACGAAGTTAGAACTGGAACTTATCGTCAGCTCTTCCATCCCGAGCAGCTCATCTCTGGGAAGGAAGATGCTGCAAATAACTTTGCCCGGGGTCATTACACAG TGGGAAAGGAAATCGTAGATCTCTGTCTAGATCGCGTCAGGAAACTCGCGGACAACTGCACTGGTCTGCAAGGGTTTTTAGTCTTCAATGCTGTTGGTGGAGGTACTGGATCTGGTTTGGGATCTTTGCTCTTGGAGAGACTCTCTGTTGATTATGGCAAGAAGTCGAAGCTTGGGTTCACCATCTATCCTTCTCCTCAG GTCTCTACGGCGGTTGTGGAACCATATAACAGTGTCCTTTCAACTCATTCTTTGCTTGAGCACACTGATGTTGCTGTGCTTTTAGACAATGAGGCCATCTACGATATCTGCCGAAGGTCTTTAGATATTGAGCGTCCTACTTATACCAACCTCAACAGATTGATTTCTCAGGTCATATCTTCCTTGACCACATCTCTAAGATTTGATGGAGCAATTAATGTGGACATCACGGAGTTCCAAACTAATCTTGTCCCATACCCTAGAATTCACTTCATGCTCTCCTCGTATGCCCCGGTTATTTCAGCTGAGAAAGCATACCATGAGCAATTGTCGGTTCCTGAAATCACAAATGCGGTGTTCGAACCATCCAGTATGATGGCTAAATGTGACCCAAGACATGGAAAATACATGGCTTGTTGTTTGATGTACCGTGGAGATGTTGTGCCTAAGGATGTCAATGCTGCCGTTGCGACCATTAAAACTAAAAGAACTGTCCAGTTTGTGGACTG GTGCCCTACTGGTTTCAAGTGCGGTATTAACTATCAGCCGCCGACTGTGGTGCCTGGAGGTGACCTGGCCAAGGTTCAGCGTGCCGTATGCATGATCAGTAACAACACTGCTGTTGCTGAAGTGTTCTCGAGAATTGACCACAAGTTTGATCTCATGTACGCCAAGCGAGCCTTTGTCCACTGGTACGTCGGCGAAGGAATGGAAGAAGGTGAGTTCTCCGAAGCACGAGAGGATTTGGCTGCTCTCGAGAAGGACTATGAGGAGGTCGGTGCTGAAGGTGCAGACGAAGATGGTGAAGAGCCTGAAGATTACTAA
- the LOC122035926 gene encoding protein BOLA4, chloroplastic/mitochondrial-like, translating into MVIAISSSTFSLTSHFLRAIPPVSFYCDPAVSTPKILFKSSAALPLSRHRMSQTLLYLSVHSVELQSNDDCLKQRNIHKRRFSGVVQATEVSQSGSIDSPVMQVMEKKIKEQLDADVVVVKDAYGDGRHVSINVVSKAFEGQSSLNRQRMVYKAIWEELQSTVHAVDQMTTKTPTEVVAEN; encoded by the coding sequence ATGGTGATAGCAATTTCTTCTTCAACCTTCTCACTCACCTCCCACTTCCTTCGGGCCATACCTCCCGTATCTTTCTATTGTGATCCTGCTGTTTCAACACCAAAAATACTCTTCAAATCTTCAGCAGCTTTACCCCTCTCCCGTCATCGAATGAGCCAGACATTGCTGTACCTCTCCGTCCACTCCGTCGAGCTTCAGAGCAATGATGATTGCTTGAAACAAAGAAACATTCACAAGAGGAGGTTCAGCGGAGTAGTGCAAGCCACAGAAGTGTCCCAATCTGGCTCCATTGACTCCCCGGTGATGCAGGTCATGGAGAAGAAGATCAAGGAGCAACTAGATGCAGATGTTGTCGTCGTGAAGGATGCCTATGGAGATGGACGACATGTAAGCATCAATGTTGTCTCAAAGGCATTTGAAGGACAGTCCTCCTTGAACAGGCAGAGGATGGTGTACAAAGCCATATGGGAGGAGCTTCAGAGCACTGTCCATGCTGTTGATCAAATGACCACAAAAACTCCTACTGAAGTTGTTGCAGAAAACTGA
- the LOC122035923 gene encoding B2 protein-like: MDSLWKLGDEFRGQTKNSEDYQWSVMTSKLAELTRSKVGRQNNLDYSKNVIEAKAYNKVEYHEDNKLDSINLGLMNLDLKINDASVKSLFHGAYSMSNAYQKNNANEINSFKLDYINKYAKNSANKEVNYNKNDTNTYSNINSNSNCNNNAIVDKRFKTLPSTEMLPRNEILGGYIFVCNNDTMQEDLKRQLFGLPPRYRDSVRAITPGLPLFLYNYTTHQLHGIFEAASFGGSNIDPTAWEDKKCKGVSRFPAQVRIRVRKLCKALEEDAFRPVLYHYDGPKFRLELSISETLQLLDLCEKEGHIRL, encoded by the exons ATGGATAGCCTCTGGAAATTGGGAGATGAATTCCGAGGTCAAACAAAAAATTCAGAGGATTATCAATGGTCTGTTATGACCTCCAAGCTGGCTGAACTGACAAGGTCAAAAGTTGGCCGCCAAAATAATTTGGACTACTCGAAAAATGTTATTGAAGCTAAAGCATACAACAAGGTTGAGTACCATGAGGATAACAAACTCGATAGCATCAATCTTGGACTTATGAATCTGGATCTGAAGATAAATGATGCTTCTGTGAAGAGTCTCTTCCATGGTGCTTATAGCATGAGCAATGCGTACCAGAAGAACAATGCTAACGAGATCAATAGCTTCAAGTTGGACTATATTAACAAGTATGCTAAGAACTCTGCCAACAAAGAAGTCAACTACAATAAGAATGATACTAACACTTACAGCAACATCAATAGCAACAGCAACTGCAACAACAATGCTATTGTTGACAAGAGGTTTAAGACATTACCCTCAACAGAGATGCTCCCAAGAAATGAAATTCTTGGTGGTTATATCTTTGTTTGCAACAATGATACTATGCAAGAAGATCTCAAACGACAACTTTTCG GATTACCTCCTAGATACCGTGACTCAGTCCGTGCCATTACTCCAGGATTGCCACTCTTTCTCTACAATTATACCACTCACCAATTGCACGGGATATTTGAG GCTGCGAGTTTTGGGGGCTCTAACATTGATCCAACAGCCTGGGAAGACAAAAAGTGCAAAGGCGTTTCCAGGTTTCCTGCACAG GTGAGGATTCGTGTTAGAAAGCTTTGTAAGGCTCTTGAAGAAGATGCATTTCGGCCAGTTTTATATCACTATGATGGCCCAAAGTTTCGCCTTGAACTCTCAATCTCTGAG ACTTTGCAGCTGTTGGACTTGTGTGAGAAAGAGGGGCATATAAGGCTCTAG